The DNA segment CTTGCTGAGATTAAAGCGTATAAGGAAAAATTCGAAGCATACAATCTGATGATGATGGAGCCGGATGGCAAACAGATAGAGAGCCTTTTAAGGTCGGTTGTGGCACAGGCCAGTCTCGATCTTCATCAGATCGATTATATCAATGCCCACGGGACCGGAACTGTTTTAAATGACCAGATAGAGGCGGATGTAATCGAGAGGGTGTTCGGCAGTGATGTCCTTGTAAACAGTACCAAATCTCTTACAGGGCATGTTCTTGGTGCCAGTGGTGCACTCGAGGCTGCAGTAACAGTGCTTTCTGTCTGTCATAACAAAATTCATGGAAGTAAGAATATTAAAACCCAGGTAAAGTCCCTGAACTTTACCAGAGAAACAATCTCGCATCCAGTAAAGAACGCCCTGACTGAATCTTTCGGGTTTGGGGGGCATCTGGCTGCATTGGTGATTGGAAAGGTATAGATGGCGGCATATCTTAACTCAATCGGAACCGCAGTTCCTTCACTTTCATTGGAACAGAGTCAGATTTCAGAACTGCTGAAGCATCACTATTCAGAAGAGTTATCTTCCCGCTCTCTTGATGTACTGGAGAAGGTGCTTTTACATCCGGGGATAAAGAAAAGGCATTTTGCGGCAGAAAATCTCCGAGAACTGGAAGAGATCAGAAACGAACACCCCGATATCAGAGCTTCACGTTTTCAGAAATGGGTTGTTTCCCTTTCGGCAGAAGCACTCAAAAAAGCGGCCAGTAAGGCTGATGTGGATATAAAATCTATCGATGCCATAATCACAAATACCTGTACAGGATATTTGTGTCCTGGAATAAGCTCATATCTGATAGAGGAGCTTGGATTGGACAATTCTGTGCGGGTATACGATCTTGCCGGAATGGGATGTGGAGGAGCTATTCCCAATCTCCAGCTTGCCTCCTCCCTGGTTCAGGCGGAAAACATAACAGTGGCCGGAATAGCTGTAGAGATCTGCAGTGCCACTTTTCAGATGGGAAATGACATGAGCCTTCTGATCTCCAATGCGCTTTTCGGTGATGGAGCAGCAGCTTTTATAGTTTCCCCTGAAAGATCCGGTTTTGAGATTCTTTCATCCTGTTCCGGTATATTTCCCCAATACCGTGAGGCTGTCAGGTATGTTTACAAAAACGGCCAGCTCCATAACAAACTCAGCCCCGGGCTTCCGCAGATTCTCAGTTCATTGCTCCCATCGTTTGTAAAAGATCTCCTTTCCGGAACAGCAATTTCGGAAATCAACAACTGGGCGATTCATCCCGGAGGAGAAAAAATTCTCAACTCTGTCCAGAGTTCACTTTCTCTAACTGAAAGTAAAATCGGGACTTCCAGGAATATTCTAAAGGAATACGGCAACATGTCATCCCCGTCGGTAATGTTTGCAATTGATAAATTAAAGGAAAATATCTCTTCAGGGGAATCTGTATGCGTTCTGGGTTTTGGAGCCGGCCTGTCGGTGCATGGAACTCTGTTAAAGTCTGTATAGAGGAGAGGTTCAGGCGTGAAAAAGAGACCTGTCAACCTGGGTTTTCTCTTATCAAACTGGTCCGGAAGATCCAACTGTCAGGAGATAATGGATTCCGGAGAGATAGATCCTGTCATGTTAACCCGCACCTTTGATCATCTGAAAACAATCAACCTTTACCTCTCCGGCATCAGAAAACTTATCCTTAAA comes from the Fibrobacter sp. genome and includes:
- a CDS encoding beta-ketoacyl-[acyl-carrier-protein] synthase family protein codes for the protein LAEIKAYKEKFEAYNLMMMEPDGKQIESLLRSVVAQASLDLHQIDYINAHGTGTVLNDQIEADVIERVFGSDVLVNSTKSLTGHVLGASGALEAAVTVLSVCHNKIHGSKNIKTQVKSLNFTRETISHPVKNALTESFGFGGHLAALVIGKV
- a CDS encoding type III polyketide synthase, translating into MAAYLNSIGTAVPSLSLEQSQISELLKHHYSEELSSRSLDVLEKVLLHPGIKKRHFAAENLRELEEIRNEHPDIRASRFQKWVVSLSAEALKKAASKADVDIKSIDAIITNTCTGYLCPGISSYLIEELGLDNSVRVYDLAGMGCGGAIPNLQLASSLVQAENITVAGIAVEICSATFQMGNDMSLLISNALFGDGAAAFIVSPERSGFEILSSCSGIFPQYREAVRYVYKNGQLHNKLSPGLPQILSSLLPSFVKDLLSGTAISEINNWAIHPGGEKILNSVQSSLSLTESKIGTSRNILKEYGNMSSPSVMFAIDKLKENISSGESVCVLGFGAGLSVHGTLLKSV